From a region of the Cutaneotrichosporon cavernicola HIS019 DNA, chromosome: 7a genome:
- a CDS encoding uncharacterized protein (Cytochrome P450) — MASLTEIPIVAKLVDIPLVSTLAAHPYITAALVALVVGYLYLFPYTERRYGIYNIPGPPNPSPFWGNLKEVIGAPPNAKHEEWFQQYGNVVRYNFLMGGQRLSSVDMGFIGHVLQHNDDFIKPIRAQEMLERLLGNGVLIAEHAAHRRQRRVLNPAFSVAAIRDMVPIFYDKSYELQRKLIDLIEEPSQDDQASPTPAKPEDVVKGARKIDVMRYLGAATLDVIGLAGFDYDFNALHDNKNELAEAFRTMFSAGMGVSAMNVLQNFIPALQLIPTKSREATRRSRAITVRIGKELMDNKKKAVRALFAGEVEKGSDIGKDLLSLVIKANMASDLRPDQQLTDDEVLAQITTFMLAGNETSSTALTWLLYRLSIHKDVQDRLRAECQAVPTDRPSMEEINALPFLDKCVHESLRFDNPVANTIREAVSDQVIPLSEPVMGRDGKLMSEVHVKAGTTIFLPIMNVNRSKEIWGEDADKFNPDRFGVGGVPHKHVPGVFGNLLTFLGGARNCIGYRFALVEIKMMLFVLMRSFEFDQLPSKPEYEAKSAIVMRPRVVGEEDAGLQMPLLVRVLDQ; from the exons atGGCGTCACTCACAGAAATTCCGATCGTGGCCAAACTTGTCGACATCCCGCTCGTGTCAACCCTCGCTGCCCATCCTTACATcaccgccgcgctcgtcgccctaGTCGTCGGATATCTCTACCTCTTCCCCTACACGGAGCGGCGGTATGGAATTTACAACATCCCCGGTCCGCCTAACCCGAGCCCATTCTGGGGCAACCTCAAAGAGGTGATAGGTGCTCCGCCAAACGCAAAGCACGAGGAGTGGTTCCAACAGTACGGCAATGTTGTCCGCTACAATTTCCTTATGGGCGGGCAGCGCTTGTCATCAGTCGATATGGGATTCATCGGACACGTCTTGCAGCACAATGACGACTTTATCAAGCCCATCCGCGCCCAAGAGATGCTCGAACGCCTGCTAGGTAACGGCGTTCtcatcgccgagcacgcGGCTCAccgtcgccagcgccgcgtgCTCAACCCCGCGTTCTCAGTCGCCGCAATCCGCGACATGGTCCCAATCTTCTACGATAAGAGTTACGAGTTACAGCGCAAGCTTATCGACCTCATCGAAGAGCCCTCGCAGGACGACCAGGCCTCACCCACGcccgccaagcccgaggaTGTCGTCAAAGGCGCGCGCAAGATAGACGTCATGCGCTACTTGGGTGCCGCGACGCTCGACGTCATTGGTCTTGCCGGGTTCGACTACGACTTCAATGCGCTCCACGACAACAAGAATGAGCTTGCCGAAGCCTTCCGCACCATGTTCTCGGCTGGCATGGGTGTGTCGGCGATGAATGTGCTGCAGAACTTTATCCCAGCCTTGCAGCTGATC CCCACCAAGTCTAGGGAGGCGACGCGTCGCAGCCGTGCCATCACCGTCCGCATTGGCAAG GAACTCATGGAcaacaagaagaaggctgTTCGGGCCCTGTTcgctggcgaggtggagaagggCTCGGACATTGGCAAGgacctcctctcgctcgtGATCAAGGCGAACATGGCTTCTGACCTTCGTCCAGACCAGCAGTTGACtgatgacgaggtgctcgcgCAGATTACCACCTTT ATGCTTGCCGGCAACGagacgtcgtcgactgcACTTACTTGGCTTCTTTACCGCCTCTCCATCCACAAGGATGTCCAGGACCGACTGCGTGCCGAGTGCCAGGCGGTACCAACGGACCGGCCGAGTATGGAGGAAATCAACGCACTCCCGTTCCTCGACAAGTGCGTACACGAGTCACTGCGCTTTGACAACCCTGTTGCGAACACAATTCGCGAGGCAGTCAGCGACCAGGTGATCCCCCTGTCAGAGCCGGTTATGGGTCGCGACGGCAAGTTGATGAGCGAGGTCCACGTCAAGGCTGGGACGACGATTTTCCTCC CCATCATGAACGTGAACCGCAGCAAGGAAATCtggggcgaggacgcggacAAGTTTAACCCAGACCGTTTCGGTGTTGGTGGTGTCCCGCACAAGCACGTCCCAGGCGTGTTTGGCAACCTTCTCACATtccttggcggcgcgcgcaacTGCAT TGGATACCGGTTCGCCCTGGTTGAGATCAAGATGATGCTCTTTGTGCTCATGCGCTCGTTTGAGTTTGACCAGCTGCCAAGCAAGCCGGAATACGAGGCCAAGTCTGC gatTGTGATGCGGCCCCGcgttgttggcgaggaggatgctGGACTTCAAATGCCGCTGCTTGTGCGGGTGCTGGATCAGTGA
- a CDS encoding uncharacterized protein (Peptidase dimerisation domain): MSTGCFSFFKKAKAANTPIIQARALEKPAAPAPTYAEPRLPAAHEHFDNCYQCSGTWDKSLDVELPAYTARAPFSSDARDAIKAAINDAVPSLTKLSMFISDHPELGFHEVQAHKHITAYLEDAGFEVERGYKGLETAFRASYKHGKGGRVFGFNSEYDALPGIGHACGHNLIAVSGVAAAIGTRAGLKKAGLDGEVVLIGTPAEEGGVGKGVLLERGGYKDIEACMMIHPVGGLGVKPGHAAVTPTLAVNTVNVEFFGRTAHAGGAPWDGVNALDAVNIAYSSISALRQQIHTSDRIHGIIIKGGEAPNIIPDHTAMKYYVRARSAAGVADLTKRVVACFEGAAKATGCSVKYNSERMMTDLRNNLIIAEEYAAAMGEEYHLPTYIGIDDWSLAGGSTDFGNVTYALPAVHPHYGVASPDGGNHTVAFRNACRTEEAHDYTWKFAAGMACVAARFIQDSEFADDVKSWYDDNTRGNK; this comes from the exons ATGTCCACGGGCTGCTTCTCGTTCttcaagaaggccaaggccgccaaTACCCCGATCATCCAGGCTCGGGCCCTGGAGAAGCCtgccgcgccagcgcccACGTACGCCGAGCCCCGCCTGCCGGCCGCTCACGAGCACTTTGACAACTGCTACCAATGCTCGGGAACCTGGGACAAAtccctcgacgtcgagttACCAGCCTACACCGCCCGCGCGCCTTTCTCTTCCGAT gcgcGCGATGCCATCAAAGCCGCGATCAACGATGCCGTGCCGAGTCTCACAAAGCTCTCAATGTTCATCAGTGACCATCCTGAACTAGGCTTCCATGAGGTACAGGCGCACAAGCACATCACCGCATACCTCGAGGATGCTGGATtcgaggttgagcgagGATACAAGGGGCTCGAGACGGCCTTCCGCGCCTCGTACAAGCACGGCAAGGGTGGGCGGGTGTTTGGCTTTAATTCAGAGTACGACGCTCTCCCCGGTATCGGACATGCTTGCGGGCATAACCTCATCGCTGTGTCTGGAGTCGCTGCGGCGATTGGAACTAGAGCCGGACTGAAGAAGGCCGGCCTAGATGGCGAAGTTGTTCTTATTGGCACGCCggctgaggagggcggcgtgggcaagggcgtgctcctcgagcgaggTGGAT ACAAGGACATTGAGGCGTGTATGATGATCCACCCCGTTGGCGGGTTGGGTGTCAAGCCTGGCCATGCTGCTGTCACCCCCACACTGGCAGTTAATACCGTCAACGTCGAGTTCTTTGGCCGGACTGCACatgccggcggcgcgccatGGGACGGTGTCAACGCTCTGGATGCGGTCAATATTGCGTATTCTAGTATCTCGGCTCTCCGGCAGCAGATCCACACGAGCGACCGCATTCACGGGATCATCATCAAGGGCGGAGAAGCGCCGAACA TCATCCCAGACCACACGGCTATGAAGTACTACGTCCGTGCGCGGTccgccgctggcgtcgccgacctcaccAAGCGCGTAGTTGCGTGTTTCGAGGGCGCGGCAAAGGCGACGGGTTGTAGCGTCAAGTACAACTCTGAGCGGATGATGACGGATCTGCGCAACAACCTGATTATTGCCGAGGAGTATGCTGCGGCCATGGGCGAGGAATACCACCTCCCGACCTATATTGGGATTGACGATTGGAGCCTCGCCGGCGGCAGCACCGACTTTGGCAAT GTCACGTACGCTCTTCCCGCCGTGCACCCGCACTACGGCGTCGCGTCTCCGGACGGGGGAAACCACACCGTCGCGTTCCGCAATGCCTGCCGCACAGAGGAGGCGCACGACTATACCTGGAAGTTTGCGGCTGGCATGGCGTGTGTCGCGGCCCGGTTCATCCAGGACAGCGAgttcgccgacgacgtcaagaGCTGGTACGACGACAACACGCGCGGAAACAAGTAG
- the IPL1 gene encoding uncharacterized protein (Kinase-like), with amino-acid sequence MADTLEPGRITSLRAFDIGRPLGKGRFGKVYLARVNSTDFILALKVLDREEIMSTPRAETQALREIEVMRSLRHPNVVRMYDFFAEDDRLVLMLEYAAHGEMFIQLRKRKRFSERRSAKYICEVADGLAYLHTKDIIHRDIKPENLFLGLDGQVKIGDFGWSVHSPTEGQRTLCGTLSYLSPEMVLGLPHGKAIDIWALGVLAYEFIVGKEPFEADDSAGPRLVHKRICNCDVQFPSFVSDGAKDFILSLLQLKPEDRMPLEQVPEHPWIVAMRSKSR; translated from the exons ATGGCCGACACACTTGAACCAGGACGCATCACGAGTCTGCGCGCCTTTGACATCGGCCGGCCGCTCGGCAAGG gccGCTTTGGCAAGGTATatctcgcgcgcgtcaATTCCACAGACTTCATCCTCGCACTCAAGGTACTCGACCGGGAGGAGATCATGTCGACCCCCAGGGCAGAAACCCAAGCTCTCCGTGAGATCGAGGTGATGCGTTCGCTGCGCCATCCTAACGTTGTGCGCATGTACGACTTCttcgccgaggacgaccgcCTGGTCCTCATGCTCGAGTACGCGGCGCATGGCGAGATGTTCATACAGCTCCGAAAGAGAAAGCGTTTCAGCGAGCGCCGGAGCGCAAAG TACATCTgcgaggtcgcggacgGCCTCGCATATCTCCACACAAAGGACATTATCCACCGCGACATCAAGCCCGAGAACTTGTTCCTTGGCCTGGACGGTCAAGTCAAGATTGGTGATTTTGGGTGGAGCGTCCACTCGCCCACGGAGGGACAGCGCACGCTGTGCGGGACGTTGAGTTACCTCTCTCCCGAGATGGTGCTGGGACTGCCACATGGCAAGGCCATAGACATCTGG GCCCTGGGCGTCCTGGCGTACGAGTTTATAGTCGGCAAGGAGCCcttcgaggccgacgatTCGGCCGGTCCGCGGCTCGTGCACAAGCGTATCTGCAATTGTGACGTGCAGTTCCCGTCTTTCGTCTCGGATGGCGCCAAGGACTTTATCCTCAGC CTACTGCAGCTCAAACCCGAAGACAGGATGCCGCTGGAGCAGGTGCCCGAACACCCGTGGATCGTGGCGATGCGGAGCAAATCCCGCTAA
- the kes1 gene encoding uncharacterized protein (Oxysterol-binding protein), with product MSMTPKEEGADVPQDQKAGWASFIKSLAHMTGDLSSMTAPPFILSPTSLTEFPAYWAEHPELFADISEGETEEDRMERVFLWFIATLKGQYTTRNEKMGSEKKPLNPVLGELFYGTWPDVEGRGETVLISEQVSHHPPITAYYVENKKAGVALQGHSGQKTSFSGTSILVKQSGHAMLFVTPKKTGKQETYLITLPKLRIDGIIWGSPYIELTDSSAIQASTGYGVQIDYKGKGYFSGKAHMFKAKMTKASKTIQTFEGEWTGVSNVGSSKGPVFYDADAPKEEITVKPITEQGQWESRNLWQKVANGIRGGDFEAAGRAKSIIENEQRQRRRDEVAEGTSWKLWNFEHVDSDPEFQKLVAMMNDKTQPTTEDAYVYSGEHYKQLLAGASAESAAAAPAPAA from the exons ATGTCCATGACTCCAAAGGAAGAAG GCGCCGACGTCCCCCAGGACCAGAAGGCGGGATGGGCCAGCTTCATCAAGAGTCTCGCCCACATGACCGGCGACCTCAGCTCTAtgaccgcgccgccgt TCATCCTCTCGCCCACGTCGCTCACAGAGTTCCCTGCCTACTGGGCTGAGCACCCCGAGCTCTTCGCCGACATCTCAGAgggcgagaccgaggaggaccgcATGGAGCGCGTCTTCCTCTGGTTCATTGCGACCCTCAAGGGCCAGTACACC ACTCGTAACGAGAAGATGGGCTCGGAGAAGAAGCCTCTCAAccccgtcctcggcgagctctTCTACGGTACCTGGCCAGACGTCGAGGGTCGCGGCGAGACCGTCCTCATCTCGGAGCAGGTGTCGCACCACCCTCCCATCACTGCCTA CTACGTCGAGAACAAGAAGGCTGGCGTTGCGCTTCAGGGCCATTCGGGCCAGAAGACATCGTTCTCCGGCACGTCGATCCTTGTCAAGCAGTCTGGTCATGCGATGCTGTTCGTGACGCCCAAGAAGACGGGCAAGCAGGAGACGTACCTCATCACGCTCCCAAAGCTCCGCATCGACGGCATCATCTGGGGTTCTCCGTACATTGAGCTCACCGACTCTTCGGCCATTCAGGCCAGCACTGGCTATGGTGTGCAGATCGACtacaagggcaaggggtACTTCTCTGGCAAGGCTCACATGTTCAAGGCCAAGATGACCAAGGCGTCCAAGACGATCCAGACCTTTGAGGGCGAGTGGACTGGCGTGTCCAATGTCGGCTCCTCCAAGGGCCCAGTGTTctacgacgccgacgcgcccaaggaggagatcaCCGTCAAGCCCATTACCGAGCAGGGCCAGTGGGAAAGCCGCAACCTGTGGCAGAAGGTGGCCAACGGTatccgcggcggcgacttTGAGGCGGCAGGCCGTGCGAAGAGCATCATCGAGAACGAGCAGCGGCAACGCCGCCGGGATGAGGTCGCGGAGGGTACATCCTGGAAGCTGTGGAACTTTGAGCACGTCGATTCGGACCCCGAGTTCCAGAAGCTCGTTGCGATGATGAACGACAAGACGCAGCCAACGACCGAGGACGCATACGTCTACAGCGGGGAGCACTACAAGCAGCTCCTGGCTGGTGCGTCGGCTGAGTCGGCTGCTGCGGCACCGGCACCGGCAGCGTAG
- a CDS encoding uncharacterized protein (YeeE YedE family integral membrane protein) → MPFTPVQTFFGGLLMHVSSVGLLMGTGRVMGASGIMDGAILGDHAKWRWAFLTGMVLAPAVVAATGLESILPGNGAELYGAAPLARMALSGALIGFGAKLGSGCTSGHFLCGSSRLSPRSLVAVITFMMSAVATAKLVPAKYLVDPLPANIPVYPPAWALPALGGLVLAAIFARNAINAILPKACTPTPATTNGDSNGVQNGNGQAGECKYTPAQLLPYFVSGLTFSLGLIASGMVSPLKVIGFLRVPPPLNTWDPSLTMVVAGAVIPNMIHWFSLKKASGDSPKPIFSWEKWQVPTRRDITPRLVIGALIFGMGWGLGGICPGPGIVTGGQLAMDALRGEDVSRAAIGWASYIVNITLGFAAARLVEKAL, encoded by the exons ATGCCATTTACCCCAGTCCAGACCTTTTTCGGCGGTCTGCTCATGCACGTCTCGTCAGTCGGGCTGTTAATGGGAACCGGCCGTGTCATGGGCGCCTCGGGCATCATGGACGGCGCCATTCTCGGCGACCATGCCAAGTGGCGATGGGCGTTCTTGACCGGCATGGTCCTGGCACCAGCCGTTGTCGCGGCGACTGGACTAGAATCCATATTGCCCGGCAACGGGGCTGAGCTATACGGCGCTGCGCCACTCGCGCGCATGGCCCTCTCCGGAGCATTGATCGGTTTCGGAGCAAAA CTCGGGTCAGGATGCACGTCTGGCCACTTTCTGTGCGGCTCTAGCCGCCTCTCCCCACGTtccctcgtcgccgtcatcaCGTTTATGATGTCGGCCGTCGCAACCGCAAAGCTCGTACCTGCAAAgtacctcgtcgacccTCTGCCTGCCAACATCCCTGTCTATCCTCCGGCCTGGGCGCTCCCCGCTCTCGGCggactcgtcctcgctgccaTCTTTGCTCGTAACGCCATCAACGCCATCCTCCCCAAGGCATGCACCCCGACCCCGGCAACCACCAACGGTGATTCGAACGGCGTCCAGAATGGAAACGGTCAGGCCGGAGAGTGCAAGTACACTCCCGCCCAGCTATTGCCCTACTTTGTCTCGGGCCTGACTTTCTCGTTGGGTCTCATCGCGTCCGGCATGGTCTCACCACTCAAGGTCATCGGCTTCCTCCGCGTCCCGCCCCCTCTCAACACCTGGGACCCGTCGCTGACCATGGTCGTAGCTGGCGCCGTCATCCCCAACATGATCCACTGGTTCTCGCTGAAGAAGGCCTCTGGTGACTCCCCCAAGCCCATCTTTTCCTGGGAGAAGTGGCAGGTTCCCACCCGTCGCGACATCACCCCACGCCTCGTGATTGGCGCGCTCATTTTCGGTATGGGCTGGGGACTGGGCGGTATCTGCCCCGGTCCTGGCATTGTCACTGGCGGCCAGCTCGCCATGGACGCTTTACGTGGTGAGGATGTTagccgcgccgccatcgGATGGGCGAGCTACATCGTCAACATTACCCTCGGGTTCGCAGCCGCTCGCCTGGTCGAGAAGGCCCTCTAG